ATTTCTATACTAATTTAGCCACAAATGACCTGATTTTGACTTCCTGATGATCTTTAATGATGTTTTGCATGGGTCATCTAATTTCTCTCCCCAGCAATTCTTCCTAGCTGGGAACCCACAACAATACCAACAGCAAGGAGGGAGGAGCCGGAGATACGAAGGCCAGGGCCAGAGCCAAAGCCGGCGCGGCCAGCAACAACAAGGCCGCCGACGCCCacaacagcaacagcaacaaGAGAGCTTCGGCAACATCTTCAGCGGCTTCGACGACGACATCCTCAGCGACAGCTTCAACGTTCAGAATGAGCTAGCCCGGAGGCTCAAGGGGGAGGACGACCAGCGGGGCCACATTGTCGAGGTCCGGGACGAGCTCCGGATCCTTAGCCCGCGGTATGAGAGGGGTGAGCAGGATGAGCGCAGTGAGCACGAGAGGGAGCGCGAGCGTGAGCAGGGTGAGCGTGAGCGTGAGCGGGAGCGGGAGCGTGAGCGTGAGCAGAGAAGGAGGCGCCAGCGAGGCCGTGGCAGCTACGACAACACTACTGATGCCGCCAGTCCTAACGGCTTGGAGGAGACGCTGTGCACGCTCAGGCTTAGGGAGAACATCGACAACCCTGAGCTGGCGGATATATACAATCCGAGAGGTGGACGGATCACCACGCTCAACAGCTTTAGCCTCCCCGTCTTAAGCAACCTGCAGCTTAGTGCTGAGAGAGGTGTTCTTTACAAGGTAAGCAAAACTGAAGAAATCACTGAAGATTAACTTTCCAGTTATTTAATTTATGTGTGTgttattaaatgattttttttttttttttttttggatctgggCCTAATTATAATGTTCAAATCAATACATGTATGATTCAAATTTTAACCCATAGGTTTGGTCTTGTTTTGCATTGTGGGTCATGCCACATTggtcctaaattgattggactTTTTCTAGGATATGATCAATTTtcatctttgtttttcttttcatgtacTATGATCTTTTTGCTATGCAGAATGCGATAGTAGCGCCACACTACTACATGAACAGCCACGCCCTGATCTACGCGATCAGGGGCAGCGCCAGGTACCAGGTCGTGGACGACAACGGGCAGACGGCCTTTGACGGCGAGCTCCGGGAGGGCCAGTTCCTGGTCATCCCGCAGAACTTCGTGGCAGTCAAGAGGGCGAGCGAGCAGGGCTTCGAGTGGGTCGGCTTCAGGACGAACGACGTGGCGATGGTCAACCCGCTCGCAGGGAGGCTGTCGGCGTTCCGGGCCCTGCCTGTGGAGGTGATCCAGAACGCGTTCGACATCTCGAGGGAGGAGTCGAGGAGGCTGAAGTACGGCAGGGAGGAGCTGGCCGTGTTCAGCCCGGGCTCTAGGGGAAGACAGTGAGAATCCTTGTGCGCATGTGTAGCTAGCTACCTATGAAGCTGAAGGTGTTAAGAAGTAAGTAAAGTAGCTTAGTGAGAGGTTAGAATTCGGAATAAAAGATGTCC
This region of Eucalyptus grandis isolate ANBG69807.140 chromosome 8, ASM1654582v1, whole genome shotgun sequence genomic DNA includes:
- the LOC104417213 gene encoding 11S globulin seed storage protein Jug r 4, encoding MAASSSSLLLSLGLLAVLSGLHSCSAHFGEFSGQGIWPFGRQQQQQQRHPLRYRSECRLDRLNNLEPSRRIEAEAGFTELWDEEEEEFKCAGAIAARHVIRRNGLFLPSFTNAPELVYVVQGSGFHGAVIPGCPETYQSDESSQFQGRGQGRRGEESEQRGDRHQKVRFISEGDVLALPAGVTNWIYNRGQSDLVLVSVLYTANEENQLDENYRQFFLAGNPQQYQQQGGRSRRYEGQGQSQSRRGQQQQGRRRPQQQQQQESFGNIFSGFDDDILSDSFNVQNELARRLKGEDDQRGHIVEVRDELRILSPRYERGEQDERSEHEREREREQGEREREREREREREQRRRRQRGRGSYDNTTDAASPNGLEETLCTLRLRENIDNPELADIYNPRGGRITTLNSFSLPVLSNLQLSAERGVLYKNAIVAPHYYMNSHALIYAIRGSARYQVVDDNGQTAFDGELREGQFLVIPQNFVAVKRASEQGFEWVGFRTNDVAMVNPLAGRLSAFRALPVEVIQNAFDISREESRRLKYGREELAVFSPGSRGRQ